A window of Fusobacterium sp. genomic DNA:
TTTTTTTGTATTATCATCAATATCTTTTTCAAATTCAGAAGAAATTAATAGAGAAGGAAGAAGAAGACATGAAGAGGAGATAAGAAAGCTGGAAAAGGCAGAGGGAAAGGAAGAGATTCAATTAAATGAATTAGAAGAAAATATTGAAGCTATTGGGGATGAGATAAGAAGTATTGAATAAATGGGAATACCATTTTAAAAGCTTCAGAAATTGAAACATTAAAAAAGAAGTACATTGGTAAAATAGGTGGAAAAAATATTCTTAATCTCATGAGCTTTAAAAATTTTAGAAGGTCACATTGAAGAGATACGATTTAAAGATGGAAGTAAGGGAAAACTTAATATTTTTACATCTTTTCCTGCTTCAAAAGGAGATGTGTTAAATATTAATGACCTTGATCAAGGAATAGATAATCTGAATTCAGTGTCTTCTAATAATGCTAAACTTGATATTTTGGCAGGTGAAACTCTTGGTGGCAGTATAATCGAAATTGATAATCAGAGAAGTAAAAAGATATCTGGTGTAATAAATTACAATGATTTAGGACAGAAATCAACAGGAAGGGACAGATTGAAAACTTCACTTATCTTTGAAGATATTATAGGATTGAATGATTCTTTTACAGGAACATATCAGAAGAAACTTGGAACAAGTACAAAATACAAGGATAATGAAAACTTTTCTTTCTATTACAGAATTCCAATAAAGTATTGGGAGTTCTCTATATCTAAAGACCAATCTGAATATCTTTCTACAATAAGATCATTTGCTCATACTTATGAATCTACAGGAATTTCAAAGAATATTAACTATTCAGTAAGAAGAATAATCAGTAGAAATAGTAATGGAAAAACATCACTTGGGGTTACTTTAACAAATAAGGAAACTAAAAACTATTTTGATGGAATTAAATTAATAACAAGTTCAAGAAAATTATCAGTATTAAAAGTTGATGTAAATCACAATAGGAGATTCTTTAATGGAGTCTTTTATGGAAATCTGACTTATCATGAAGGATTGGATAGATTTGGCGCAGAAAGTGATGAAGGAAAGGGAGAATATTCTCCAAAAGCGCAGTTTCAAAAATATACAGCAGATGTAAGCTGGTATAGACCATTTAATATAGGAGAGCAGAGGTTTTCATATAGAGTTTCTTTAAGTGGACAGTATTCAGATGATATACTCTATTCTTCAGAGAAATTAGGAATAGGTGATGATACTACAGTCAGAGGTTTTAAAGAAAATTCAATAATGGGTGATAAAGGCTTCTATATGAGAAATGAGATTGGATATAACTATAAGTTTCTAGAGCCATTTATTGCTTATGATTATGGAAGAGTA
This region includes:
- a CDS encoding ShlB/FhaC/HecB family hemolysin secretion/activation protein, which translates into the protein MFTSFPASKGDVLNINDLDQGIDNLNSVSSNNAKLDILAGETLGGSIIEIDNQRSKKISGVINYNDLGQKSTGRDRLKTSLIFEDIIGLNDSFTGTYQKKLGTSTKYKDNENFSFYYRIPIKYWEFSISKDQSEYLSTIRSFAHTYESTGISKNINYSVRRIISRNSNGKTSLGVTLTNKETKNYFDGIKLITSSRKLSVLKVDVNHNRRFFNGVFYGNLTYHEGLDRFGAESDEGKGEYSPKAQFQKYTADVSWYRPFNIGEQRFSYRVSLSGQYSDDILYSSEKLGIGDDTTVRGFKENSIMGDKGFYMRNEIGYNYKFLEPFIAYDYGRVKDVYKDEYYEKNGSEMSGASIGLRMYFNYFDMSFTYSKPLTAPSYIKKNTHEIYFTMSARI